In Homo sapiens chromosome 11, GRCh38.p14 Primary Assembly, one DNA window encodes the following:
- the TSKU gene encoding tsukushi isoform a precursor (isoform a precursor is encoded by transcript variant 3): MIVRPSTATWNSPTMPWPLLLLLAVSGAQTTRPCFPGCQCEVETFGLFDSFSLTRVDCSGLGPHIMPVPIPLDTAHLDLSSNRLEMVNESVLAGPGYTTLAGLDLSHNLLTSISPTAFSRLRYLESLDLSHNGLTALPAESFTSSPLSDVNLSHNQLREVSVSAFTTHSQGRALHVDLSHNLIHRLVPHPTRAGLPAPTIQSLNLAWNRLHAVPNLRDLPLRYLSLDGNPLAVIGPGAFAGLGGLTHLSLASLQRLPELAPSGFRELPGLQVLDLSGNPKLNWAGAEVFSGLSSLQELDLSGTNLVPLPEALLLHLPALQSVSVGQDVRCRRLVREGTYPRRPGSSPKVALHCVDTRDSAARGPTIL, encoded by the exons atgattgttagaCCTTCCACAGCcacgtggaatt CCCCCACCATGccgtggcccctgctgctgctgctggccgtGAGTGGGGCCCAGACAACCCGGCCATGCTTCCCCGGGTGCCAATGCGAGGTGGAGACCTTCGGCCTTTTCGACAGCTTCAGCCTGACTCGGGTGGATTGTAGCGGCCTGGGCCCCCACATCATGCCGGTGCCCATCCCTCTGGACACAGCCCACTTGGACCTGTCCTCCAACCGGCTGGAGATGGTGAATGAGTCGGTGTTGGCGGGGCCGGGCTACACGACGTTGGCTGGCCTGGATCTCAGCCACAACCTGCTCACCAGCATCTCACCCACTGCCTTCTCCCGCCTTCGCTACCTGGAGTCGCTTGACCTCAGCCACAATGGCCTGACAGCCCTGCCAGCCGAGAGCTTCACCAGCTCACCCCTGAGCGACGTGAACCTTAGCCACAACCAGCTCCGGGAGGTCTCAGTGTCTGCCTTCACGACGCACAGTCAGGGCCGGGCACTACACGTGGACCTCTCCCACAACCTCATTCACCGCCTCGTGCCCCACCCCACGAGGGCCGGCCTGCCTGCGCCCACCATTCAGAGCCTGAACCTGGCCTGGAACCGGCTCCATGCCGTGCCCAACCTCCGAGACTTGCCCCTGCGCTACCTGAGCCTGGATGGGAACCCTCTAGCTGTCATTGGTCCGGGTGCCTTCGCGGGGCTGGGAGGCCTTACACACCTGTCTCTGGCCAGCCTGCAGAGGCTCCCTGAGCTGGCGCCCAGTGGCTTCCGTGAGCTACCGGGCCTGCAGGTCCTGGACCTGTCGGGCAACCCCAAGCTTAACTGGGCAGGAGCTGAGGTGTTTTCAGGCCTGAGCTCCCTGCAGGAGCTGGACCTTTCGGGCACCAACCTGGTGCCCCTGCCTGAGGCGctgctcctccacctcccggcaCTGCAGAGCGTCAGCGTGGGCCAGGATGTGCGGTGCCGGCGCCTGGTGCGGGAGGGCACCTACCCCCGGAGGCCTGGCTCCAGCCCCAAGGTGGCCCTGCACTGCGTAGACACCCGGGATTCTGCTGCCAGGGGCCCCACCATCTTGTGA
- the TSKU gene encoding tsukushi isoform X1 gives MPWPLLLLLAVSGAQTTRPCFPGCQCEVETFGLFDSFSLTRVDCSGLGPHIMPVPIPLDTAHLDLSSNRLEMVNESVLAGPGYTTLAGLDLSHNLLTSISPTAFSRLRYLESLDLSHNGLTALPAESFTSSPLSDVNLSHNQLREVSVSAFTTHSQGRALHVDLSHNLIHRLVPHPTRAGLPAPTIQSLNLAWNRLHAVPNLRDLPLRYLSLDGNPLAVIGPGAFAGLGGLTHLSLASLQRLPELAPSGFRELPGLQVLDLSGNPKLNWAGAEVFSGLSSLQELDLSGTNLVPLPEALLLHLPALQSVSVGQDVRCRRLVREGTYPRRPGSSPKVALHCVDTRDSAARGPTIL, from the coding sequence ATGccgtggcccctgctgctgctgctggccgtGAGTGGGGCCCAGACAACCCGGCCATGCTTCCCCGGGTGCCAATGCGAGGTGGAGACCTTCGGCCTTTTCGACAGCTTCAGCCTGACTCGGGTGGATTGTAGCGGCCTGGGCCCCCACATCATGCCGGTGCCCATCCCTCTGGACACAGCCCACTTGGACCTGTCCTCCAACCGGCTGGAGATGGTGAATGAGTCGGTGTTGGCGGGGCCGGGCTACACGACGTTGGCTGGCCTGGATCTCAGCCACAACCTGCTCACCAGCATCTCACCCACTGCCTTCTCCCGCCTTCGCTACCTGGAGTCGCTTGACCTCAGCCACAATGGCCTGACAGCCCTGCCAGCCGAGAGCTTCACCAGCTCACCCCTGAGCGACGTGAACCTTAGCCACAACCAGCTCCGGGAGGTCTCAGTGTCTGCCTTCACGACGCACAGTCAGGGCCGGGCACTACACGTGGACCTCTCCCACAACCTCATTCACCGCCTCGTGCCCCACCCCACGAGGGCCGGCCTGCCTGCGCCCACCATTCAGAGCCTGAACCTGGCCTGGAACCGGCTCCATGCCGTGCCCAACCTCCGAGACTTGCCCCTGCGCTACCTGAGCCTGGATGGGAACCCTCTAGCTGTCATTGGTCCGGGTGCCTTCGCGGGGCTGGGAGGCCTTACACACCTGTCTCTGGCCAGCCTGCAGAGGCTCCCTGAGCTGGCGCCCAGTGGCTTCCGTGAGCTACCGGGCCTGCAGGTCCTGGACCTGTCGGGCAACCCCAAGCTTAACTGGGCAGGAGCTGAGGTGTTTTCAGGCCTGAGCTCCCTGCAGGAGCTGGACCTTTCGGGCACCAACCTGGTGCCCCTGCCTGAGGCGctgctcctccacctcccggcaCTGCAGAGCGTCAGCGTGGGCCAGGATGTGCGGTGCCGGCGCCTGGTGCGGGAGGGCACCTACCCCCGGAGGCCTGGCTCCAGCCCCAAGGTGGCCCTGCACTGCGTAGACACCCGGGATTCTGCTGCCAGGGGCCCCACCATCTTGTGA